In one window of Paraflavitalea soli DNA:
- a CDS encoding aldo/keto reductase gives MEHRFLGNSGLQVPVLSFGTATFGGVGEFFKAWGSTQQEDANRMVKLCMEAGVNFFDTANVYSRGVAEEILGVALKGIRDKVLISTKATFVMEDGPNNFGSSRHHLLKSVEDSLRRLQTDYIDIYHMHGFDGNTPVDETLRTLDTLIQSGKVRYIACSNFSGWHLMKSLSVSERYGWTKYIAHQAYYSLLDREFEWELMPLGVDQKIGTIVWSPLASGRLGGKYRRNQPLPRENRVQQGGGHGPALNEALLYNIMDALDEVAAETGKSVAQVALNWLLQRPTVVNIIIGARNEEQLQQNLGAVGWNLTTEQVKKLDAASDRESVYPYWHQRQNLQLNPLPKFY, from the coding sequence ATGGAACACAGATTTTTAGGCAATTCCGGATTACAGGTCCCAGTATTAAGTTTTGGTACGGCAACATTTGGCGGCGTGGGTGAATTCTTCAAAGCATGGGGCAGTACCCAGCAGGAAGACGCTAACCGCATGGTAAAATTATGTATGGAAGCCGGTGTTAATTTCTTTGATACGGCCAATGTATATTCAAGAGGTGTAGCGGAAGAGATACTGGGTGTTGCCCTAAAAGGGATCAGGGATAAAGTACTCATCTCAACCAAAGCTACGTTTGTGATGGAGGATGGGCCTAATAACTTTGGCTCTTCGCGGCATCACCTGCTAAAGTCTGTGGAAGATTCCCTGCGCCGCCTGCAAACAGATTATATCGATATCTACCATATGCACGGCTTTGATGGCAATACCCCGGTAGATGAAACATTACGTACGCTGGACACGTTGATACAAAGCGGCAAAGTACGTTATATAGCTTGTTCCAATTTCTCCGGCTGGCACCTGATGAAATCCTTGTCTGTGTCAGAAAGATATGGCTGGACAAAATACATTGCACACCAGGCTTATTATTCCCTGCTGGACCGCGAATTTGAATGGGAGCTGATGCCACTCGGTGTGGACCAGAAAATAGGCACCATTGTATGGAGCCCGCTGGCTTCTGGCCGCCTGGGTGGTAAATACCGGCGCAACCAGCCACTACCCAGGGAAAACCGTGTACAGCAAGGCGGCGGCCATGGACCTGCGCTCAACGAAGCACTCCTGTACAATATCATGGATGCATTGGATGAAGTAGCGGCAGAGACCGGTAAAAGCGTAGCGCAGGTAGCCCTGAATTGGCTGTTGCAAAGACCCACGGTGGTGAACATCATCATTGGCGCCCGCAATGAAGAGCAGTTGCAACAGAACCTCGGAGCTGTTGGCTGGAACCTGACCACCGAACAGGTAAAGAAATTAGATGCAGCCAGCGATCGGGAATCTGTGTATCCGTACTGGCACCAGCGCCAGAACCTGCAACTGAATCCCCTGCCAAAGTTTTATTAA
- a CDS encoding redoxin domain-containing protein codes for MLTKNDLAPDFELKASPDESFSLQQFRGKNVILAFYPADWSPVCGDQMALYNEMLTIFAKYNAVLLGISVDSKWCHKAYADQRKLRFPLLADFEPKGAVSRKYGAYDEKEGQSERALFVIDGNGVIRWSYLSPILVNPGADGIIEALETITTSTTTNHGVKTHTSA; via the coding sequence ATGCTAACAAAGAATGATTTGGCCCCCGATTTTGAATTAAAGGCCTCACCCGATGAATCATTTTCCCTCCAACAATTCAGAGGAAAAAATGTGATCCTTGCTTTCTATCCGGCCGACTGGAGTCCTGTTTGCGGCGACCAGATGGCGCTTTACAATGAAATGCTTACGATCTTTGCAAAGTACAATGCCGTATTGCTGGGGATTTCTGTGGACAGTAAATGGTGCCATAAGGCCTACGCGGACCAACGCAAACTCCGTTTTCCCCTGTTGGCAGATTTTGAACCCAAAGGAGCTGTGTCCAGGAAATACGGAGCTTATGATGAAAAGGAAGGTCAGAGTGAGCGGGCTTTGTTTGTCATTGATGGCAATGGAGTTATCCGCTGGAGTTATCTTTCCCCGATCCTGGTAAATCCCGGCGCTGATGGTATCATTGAGGCGCTGGAAACTATAACCACCTCTACAACTACCAATCATGGCGTCAAAACTCACACCTCCGCTTAA
- a CDS encoding DsbA family protein, with protein sequence MASKLTPPLNQYDHVLGAQHPVIELIEFGDYQCPHCGAAFPIVKQLQKTYVKNMLFAFRHFPLTNAHEYAFTAAVAAEAAGRQDRFWEMHDLIFENQDQLSEELFPELAKAIGLNMAAFGRDLADPALTEKVEADFESGVRSGVNGTPSFYINGHKYNGSYDYDGLSAAIEQHITVKH encoded by the coding sequence ATGGCGTCAAAACTCACACCTCCGCTTAATCAGTACGATCACGTGCTGGGGGCGCAACACCCGGTGATAGAATTGATTGAATTTGGGGATTATCAATGTCCGCATTGTGGGGCTGCTTTTCCCATTGTCAAACAATTACAGAAGACCTATGTTAAAAATATGTTGTTCGCTTTCCGGCACTTCCCGTTGACCAATGCCCATGAATATGCTTTTACAGCCGCCGTTGCTGCGGAAGCGGCAGGCAGACAGGATCGTTTTTGGGAAATGCATGATCTTATATTTGAAAACCAGGATCAGTTGAGTGAAGAGTTGTTTCCCGAATTGGCGAAGGCGATTGGATTGAATATGGCGGCATTTGGCAGGGACCTGGCTGATCCGGCATTGACGGAGAAAGTAGAGGCCGATTTTGAAAGTGGCGTACGCAGCGGTGTCAATGGCACCCCGTCCTTTTACATAAACGGCCATAAGTACAATGGCAGTTATGATTATGATGGTTTGTCGGCTGCCATTGAACAACACATTACAGTAAAACATTAA
- a CDS encoding DnaJ C-terminal domain-containing protein, whose translation MAKDYYSILGINKKATEEEIKKAFRKLAVKHHPDKNPGNKEAEEKFKEINEAYEVLSDPEKRKKYDKYGANWNQFNGAQQGQHQYQGGSQGSGQSYRFDSDSDEFYGQAGDFSDIFGEFFNRSGAAGGGGSRRGGSRKQKGQDYHSEMTIGMEEAYQGTARVVTLNEQKIRITLKPGAYSGLTIRLAGKGAPGINGGPAGDLFITIQVLPHTLYKRDGDDIRQTVPVDLFTAVLGGEKEVNTLAGVLKIKIPAGTQNGKLLRIRGKGMPVYNKPDQTGDLLVEIQVLIPEKLTAGQQELFRQLQSLFQT comes from the coding sequence GTGGCTAAAGATTATTATTCCATATTAGGCATTAACAAGAAAGCAACGGAAGAAGAGATCAAGAAGGCTTTTCGCAAGTTGGCGGTTAAACATCATCCTGATAAGAACCCCGGCAATAAAGAGGCGGAGGAAAAATTTAAAGAGATCAATGAAGCTTATGAAGTATTGAGTGATCCGGAGAAGCGGAAGAAGTATGATAAGTACGGCGCCAACTGGAACCAGTTCAATGGCGCACAGCAGGGCCAGCATCAATACCAGGGCGGATCACAGGGCAGCGGGCAATCGTATCGTTTTGACAGCGATTCCGACGAGTTCTATGGGCAGGCTGGCGACTTCTCCGACATCTTTGGAGAGTTCTTCAACCGGTCGGGTGCGGCTGGAGGAGGTGGATCAAGACGGGGCGGTAGCCGCAAACAAAAAGGGCAGGACTACCATTCCGAAATGACCATTGGCATGGAAGAAGCCTACCAGGGCACCGCCAGGGTCGTTACCCTCAATGAACAGAAAATACGCATTACCCTCAAACCAGGCGCTTACAGTGGTCTTACCATCAGGCTGGCCGGTAAAGGCGCGCCAGGCATCAATGGCGGACCTGCTGGTGACCTTTTCATTACCATACAGGTATTGCCACATACCCTGTACAAACGGGATGGTGATGATATCCGGCAAACTGTACCCGTAGACCTGTTTACAGCCGTATTGGGAGGTGAAAAGGAAGTGAATACCCTGGCAGGCGTATTGAAGATCAAAATACCGGCCGGTACGCAAAATGGCAAGCTGCTCCGCATCAGGGGTAAGGGGATGCCGGTGTACAATAAGCCCGATCAAACCGGTGATCTGTTGGTAGAAATACAAGTATTGATACCGGAAAAGCTGACAGCCGGACAGCAGGAACTTTTCAGGCAATTGCAATCGTTATTTCAAACATAG
- the trxA gene encoding thioredoxin, producing the protein MKSFAELIQGDTPVLVDFYADWCQPCKAMEPIVREVARELTNKVKTIKIDVDKNQHAAQTYGVTGIPTLILFRHGKVLWRQSGMVPKSSLMAGISPHLIG; encoded by the coding sequence ATGAAATCATTCGCAGAACTTATTCAGGGCGATACGCCGGTACTGGTCGACTTCTATGCAGATTGGTGTCAACCCTGCAAGGCCATGGAACCCATTGTGCGGGAAGTGGCCAGGGAATTGACCAATAAAGTAAAGACCATCAAGATCGATGTAGATAAGAATCAGCATGCAGCACAAACCTATGGCGTAACGGGTATCCCCACCCTGATACTTTTCAGGCACGGCAAGGTGCTGTGGCGACAGTCGGGCATGGTGCCCAAAAGCAGTTTGATGGCGGGAATTAGTCCCCACCTTATTGGCTAG
- a CDS encoding RMD1 family protein, whose translation MKATTIGYHLGGRLDLKLIKNSLTFHCVYADPTELIYETSQYSWFQVFDYGSVVFFGIEKTLQTDIIGNLRKILSLAVNELESEEIGLEMIPDSPTKVLFDKIIVNHINLDVAKIVMLNIAQSVALDYYIDQTNILLEQTTYFSNELEEKGKFSIKGKGLLKYIGKALNLKNKIARNLYIFDSPDITWDDQYLNDLHTQLNIELDIRIRYRSLQESLSIIQENLEIYKDINQHSHSSTLEWIIIILIAVEIVNIIFDKIF comes from the coding sequence ATGAAAGCAACAACTATTGGATATCACTTGGGCGGACGATTGGACCTGAAACTAATTAAGAACAGTCTCACCTTTCATTGCGTTTACGCCGATCCTACAGAACTCATCTACGAAACCAGTCAGTATTCCTGGTTCCAGGTATTTGATTACGGAAGCGTGGTCTTCTTCGGCATTGAAAAGACTTTACAGACAGATATTATTGGCAATCTCCGGAAGATCCTCTCCCTGGCGGTCAATGAACTGGAGAGCGAAGAGATCGGGCTGGAGATGATCCCCGATTCTCCTACCAAGGTATTGTTTGATAAGATCATTGTCAACCATATTAACCTCGATGTGGCCAAGATCGTGATGCTCAATATTGCCCAGTCAGTAGCCCTGGATTATTATATTGACCAAACCAATATCCTGCTCGAGCAAACCACTTACTTCAGCAATGAGTTGGAAGAAAAAGGGAAGTTCTCTATCAAGGGCAAGGGCTTGTTAAAGTACATTGGGAAGGCCCTTAACCTGAAGAATAAGATAGCACGCAACCTGTACATTTTTGACAGTCCTGATATTACCTGGGACGATCAATACCTCAACGACCTGCATACGCAACTGAATATCGAGCTGGACATCAGGATCAGGTACCGCAGCCTGCAGGAAAGCCTGAGCATTATCCAGGAAAACCTCGAGATCTACAAAGATATTAACCAGCACTCCCACAGTTCTACCCTCGAATGGATCATCATTATCCTTATTGCAGTGGAGATCGTGAATATCATTTTCGATAAGATATTTTAA
- a CDS encoding ORF6N domain-containing protein has translation MALIQTIQNRIYEIRGERVMIDKDLAELYEVETRVLNQAVKRNLKRFPTDFMFQLTHQEWDNLRYQIDGIENTAPSKSQIVTLNTAHGKHLKYLPHVFTEQGVAMLSSVLNSDKSISMNIAIMRVFVEIRKTLLVQNDIREQIKLIRERLGEHDTQLSHIYDAMENLLDEKAAQKKWGERDRIGFKSQL, from the coding sequence ATGGCATTGATCCAAACTATCCAAAACAGAATTTATGAGATTCGGGGTGAGCGCGTAATGATTGATAAGGATTTGGCAGAACTCTATGAAGTAGAAACCAGGGTACTCAATCAGGCAGTAAAACGAAACTTAAAAAGGTTTCCGACCGATTTTATGTTTCAGCTTACCCACCAGGAATGGGACAATCTACGATACCAGATTGATGGTATTGAAAACACAGCGCCTTCAAAGTCACAAATTGTGACCTTGAACACTGCCCATGGTAAACACTTAAAATATCTTCCCCATGTGTTCACTGAACAGGGTGTAGCCATGTTAAGTTCCGTCCTTAACTCCGATAAATCTATCTCCATGAACATAGCTATTATGCGCGTATTTGTAGAAATCAGGAAAACCTTGCTGGTGCAAAACGACATTAGGGAGCAGATAAAACTGATCCGGGAGCGATTAGGCGAGCATGATACACAACTCAGCCATATCTACGACGCAATGGAAAACCTGCTGGATGAAAAGGCGGCGCAAAAGAAATGGGGAGAGAGGGATAGAATAGGTTTTAAGTCCCAGCTCTAA
- a CDS encoding transglutaminase-like domain-containing protein — MRINFLLVLLLSVICLPALAQPQSSDDEGLGQIAALRKIQKKAQYGAHLIQKEVNFSTGKGINGLPVVTVSEKGIVEMVAIEPKTNIGYLLPYNQFVKLADYDFEVYFRNGFRSAKYPPAKISLTDESIFFDDSYGMVYGFLAQASGTRCRFKYNYEYSDAKYLTRVFFHQGFPVKQNSISFKVPDWLELEIIEKNFAGYKIRKEVKKEKNLNVYTYTAESLPGIKQEPASLGKPYYLPHLVITVRSYTVNQKKVNGFKSLDDMYSWYNFLYKKADNQTDVLKAQVTQLLQGKTTDEDKVKALYYWVQDNIRYIAFEEGYAGFVPQTVQEVFKNKYGDCKGMANLLTEMLKLGGLDAHFAWIGTREIPYDRNEIQSLCVDNHAISVLYLKGKTYFLDGTEKYGAFGTNAYRIQGKNVLVQHGDTYKVENVPPPSPEDNKMATQASLTLKGNKITGHVKLTFDGESKNFFHYIYNNIPANKRKEFITRMVELNGGNSEATNVKTSDFKDRDIPLVVEGDVEISNQVTQVDKTCYIGIDFFPGTFTNFTPDEDRQNPIDLDNVFVTNDEVTLELPAKAKMLAAPPNFQSAFNSNSMEASYTATGNKIVLKKKLRMTSPVINTADFVAWKTFLNKIKEFNRNNVTIGLP, encoded by the coding sequence ATGAGAATTAACTTCCTACTTGTATTATTACTCAGTGTAATTTGCCTTCCCGCTTTAGCGCAACCCCAAAGTTCTGATGATGAGGGGCTTGGACAGATTGCCGCCCTTCGTAAGATCCAAAAGAAAGCCCAATATGGTGCTCACTTGATTCAGAAGGAGGTGAATTTCAGTACCGGTAAAGGGATCAACGGTCTGCCGGTAGTCACCGTATCGGAAAAGGGCATTGTAGAAATGGTAGCCATAGAGCCTAAAACCAATATTGGTTACCTGCTGCCTTACAACCAGTTTGTAAAACTGGCTGATTATGATTTTGAGGTATACTTTAGAAACGGATTCAGGAGCGCGAAGTATCCTCCCGCAAAGATTTCACTCACCGATGAGTCTATCTTCTTTGATGACAGCTATGGCATGGTATATGGGTTCCTGGCCCAGGCCAGCGGTACCCGGTGCCGGTTCAAATACAATTACGAATACTCAGATGCCAAATACCTGACAAGGGTATTCTTTCACCAGGGGTTTCCGGTAAAACAAAACAGCATTAGCTTTAAAGTGCCTGACTGGCTGGAACTGGAGATCATTGAAAAGAACTTTGCCGGTTATAAGATCAGGAAGGAAGTAAAGAAGGAGAAGAACCTGAATGTTTATACTTACACAGCCGAAAGCCTGCCTGGTATTAAGCAGGAGCCCGCTTCGCTGGGAAAGCCCTATTACCTTCCACACCTGGTGATCACTGTACGCAGCTATACCGTCAATCAAAAAAAGGTCAATGGGTTTAAGTCGCTGGATGATATGTACAGCTGGTACAATTTCCTGTATAAAAAAGCCGATAACCAAACCGATGTGCTGAAAGCACAGGTAACGCAATTGTTGCAGGGTAAAACGACAGATGAGGACAAAGTAAAAGCCCTCTACTATTGGGTGCAGGACAATATACGGTACATTGCTTTTGAAGAAGGGTATGCTGGCTTTGTGCCGCAAACCGTGCAGGAGGTTTTTAAGAATAAGTACGGCGATTGTAAAGGCATGGCCAACCTGCTGACGGAAATGCTCAAACTGGGTGGTCTTGACGCCCATTTTGCCTGGATCGGTACCCGTGAAATACCATATGATCGTAACGAAATACAATCGCTTTGCGTAGACAACCATGCTATCAGCGTATTGTACCTCAAAGGCAAAACCTATTTCCTGGATGGCACGGAAAAATATGGCGCTTTTGGCACAAACGCTTACCGTATACAAGGCAAAAACGTGCTGGTGCAGCATGGTGATACCTATAAAGTAGAAAATGTACCACCCCCTTCACCGGAAGATAACAAGATGGCTACACAGGCATCACTTACCCTCAAAGGCAATAAGATCACCGGGCATGTGAAACTAACCTTTGACGGGGAGTCGAAAAACTTCTTTCACTATATCTACAACAATATTCCCGCCAATAAGCGCAAGGAATTCATTACCCGCATGGTAGAGTTGAATGGCGGTAATTCAGAAGCGACCAATGTCAAAACATCCGATTTTAAGGACCGCGATATTCCCCTGGTGGTAGAAGGCGATGTAGAGATCAGCAACCAGGTGACCCAGGTAGATAAGACCTGCTATATTGGTATTGACTTCTTTCCCGGAACCTTTACCAACTTCACCCCCGATGAAGACAGGCAAAACCCGATTGATCTCGACAATGTGTTTGTTACCAATGATGAGGTAACACTTGAGTTGCCTGCCAAAGCTAAAATGCTGGCAGCTCCTCCTAATTTTCAATCGGCTTTCAACAGCAACAGTATGGAAGCTTCTTATACCGCCACCGGCAATAAGATCGTACTGAAGAAGAAGCTGCGTATGACATCGCCGGTGATCAATACTGCCGACTTTGTAGCCTGGAAAACCTTCCTCAACAAGATCAAAGAATTTAACCGCAACAACGTAACCATAGGTTTGCCTTAA